A single window of Halobacterium jilantaiense DNA harbors:
- a CDS encoding metal-dependent hydrolase, whose amino-acid sequence MPSTVVHVAFGALVATALLRAFDARALAAVCAFAALPDLDTFLGLWVPGGHRALLHTALLPLLLGVLVAWDARQADSWLRARFGDRGPHVAGVGVVALAVGGIAPDLMTNGVNVLYPVHDTFYAFDGDLQLSNQRGVVQTFVELSGEEADSVVGTTADVHYQTGVDVARGEDPENAERLFPVVSSGMQLVVVAAAAVAVVGRWRRE is encoded by the coding sequence ATGCCCTCGACGGTCGTCCACGTCGCCTTCGGGGCGCTCGTGGCGACGGCGCTGCTCCGCGCGTTCGACGCCCGCGCCCTGGCCGCCGTCTGCGCGTTCGCAGCGCTCCCCGACCTCGACACGTTCCTTGGGCTCTGGGTGCCCGGCGGCCACCGCGCACTCCTGCACACAGCCCTGCTACCGCTGTTACTCGGCGTCCTCGTCGCCTGGGACGCCCGGCAGGCCGACTCCTGGCTGCGGGCGCGGTTCGGCGACCGCGGCCCACACGTCGCCGGTGTCGGCGTCGTTGCGCTCGCCGTCGGCGGCATCGCCCCCGACCTGATGACGAACGGCGTGAACGTCCTCTACCCGGTCCACGACACATTCTACGCGTTCGACGGCGACCTCCAGCTGTCGAACCAGCGCGGCGTGGTTCAGACGTTCGTCGAACTCAGCGGCGAGGAGGCCGACAGCGTCGTCGGCACGACCGCGGACGTCCACTACCAGACCGGCGTCGACGTCGCGCGCGGCGAGGACCCCGAGAACGCCGAGCGGCTGTTCCCCGTCGTCTCCTCCGGGATGCAACTGGTCGTCGTGGCAGCCGCCGCCGTCGCGGTCGTCGGGCGCTGGCGGCGGGAGTGA
- a CDS encoding helix-turn-helix domain-containing protein, with protein sequence MDEDPREGLAVRIAGEVTLSDDPGATLRKWRTDFDVSQTTLAEELDVSSSVVSDYESGRRKSPGIALVSRLVNALLDIDERRGGTHIGQFARVLSAGFDSDVVLDLREYPATIALDDLWASVDATEVVRGDRDTVSGHTVIDSIAAIRRLSGDGFYRLYGQSTSRVLGFTNVSRGESPLVAMRVVDPTPSAVLLHGLSPDELWEHAPALANRDGFSLAVTEMPVDEMLAALRGHA encoded by the coding sequence ATGGACGAGGACCCCCGGGAGGGGCTCGCGGTGCGCATCGCCGGCGAAGTCACGCTCAGCGACGACCCCGGCGCGACGCTCCGCAAGTGGCGCACCGACTTCGACGTCTCCCAGACCACGCTCGCCGAGGAACTCGATGTCTCCTCGTCGGTGGTCTCGGACTACGAGAGCGGCCGCCGGAAGAGCCCGGGTATCGCGCTCGTCAGCCGCCTCGTCAACGCCCTGCTGGACATCGACGAGCGCCGCGGCGGCACCCACATCGGGCAGTTCGCTCGCGTGCTGTCGGCGGGCTTCGACAGCGACGTCGTTCTCGACCTCCGCGAGTACCCGGCGACCATCGCGCTCGACGACCTCTGGGCGAGCGTCGACGCCACCGAGGTCGTGCGCGGCGACCGCGACACCGTCTCCGGCCACACCGTCATCGACTCCATCGCGGCCATCCGCCGGCTCTCCGGCGACGGCTTCTACCGGCTCTACGGCCAGTCCACGAGCCGCGTCCTCGGGTTCACGAACGTCTCCCGCGGCGAGAGCCCGCTGGTCGCGATGCGCGTCGTCGACCCGACCCCGAGCGCCGTCCTCCTCCACGGGCTCTCCCCGGACGAACTCTGGGAGCACGCGCCCGCGCTCGCGAACCGCGACGGCTTCTCGCTGGCCGTGACCGAGATGCCGGTCGACGAGATGCTCGCCGCGCTCCGCGGTCACGCCTGA